A segment of the Longimicrobium terrae genome:
CGGGCAACGTGCGCGAACTGGAGAACGTGATGGAGCGCGCGCTGGTCCTGAGCGGCGGGGCCATGACGGTGGATCATCTTCCGCCGCACGTGCGCACGGGGCGCCATCCCTTTCAGCTGGCGGACGACGCGGGCGACCTGTCCGTCAAGCGGCGGCTTCCCGCGCTGGAAAAGTCGCTGATCTCCCGCGCGCTGGAACGCTGCGGGGGCAACCGCACCCGCGCCGCCGACCTGCTGGAGCTTTCCGTCCGCGCGCTCTCCTACAAGATCCGCGATTACGGTCTGGAATAAATTTCTTTTCGATACGGCGGTCGGACCGCAAAGCCGCTTCATCCCTGGGGATGGAGCGGCTTTCTGCTGCACGGAATCGCGGAATCCGCACACTTGTCCGGTTTGTGGCGGGTCGCGGTTTGACTTGTCTCCGCGCGGAAAGCATACATGATGGACGCGTGGATCGGGACGCCGCGCGGGGGAACGGGACACCAATGCGGGGAAGGGGAGAATGGAGCAGCCGAACCAGCAGTCTGAGGGATTCACGATGGTGGACGTGATGGTGACCCTCTGCATCGCCGGCATCCTGTGGGGGCTGGCGGCGCCGGCGGTGAACGCGGAGCTCGCCGGCATGCGGGTGCGGGCCGCGTCCAACACCATCGCCGGCGACCTGGCCCACGTGCGCTCCATCGCCATGCGCGACGGGGTGGGCGCCGTGCTGCTGCTGGAATCCGCCGCCGACTGCGTTCCCCGCTACCGAGGACGGCGCGCCGGGCACCTGTACCGGGTGGGCACGCGAGGCCAGGCGGTGGAGCGCATGCGGCGGGTGGACCTGCGCGGCACCGGCGGCCGGGTGTGCGCGGAAATGAACGGGGACGACACCCTGACCTTTACCTCGCGCGGCATGCCGCGGGGCTTCACCAACCGCACCATCTGGGTGTGGCAGGGCGCCACCACCGACTCGCTCACCCTGTCCGCGGTGGGCCGCGTGCTGCGCGTGCGGTGAGGATGCAAACAATGCGAAAACAGGAACTGTTTTCCGCCGCCGCGCGGGGAGAAGCGCGCGAAAGTGCGGTAATGGCAAGGGTTTCGGCAGGGCACGGAAGTTACGTTGTCCGCCGGCATGACCACACCACATCTTTTCCGCCCGCGCGGCCGGGCCGGCTTCACGCTCACGGAACTCATGATCACCGTGGGCATCGCCGTGGTGATCTCGGCGATGGCGTATCCGCGCCTTTCCGCCTGGGTCCGCTCGCTGAGCCAGCGCAGCGCGACGTCGCAGCTGGTGGCCGACCTCACCATGACGCGAACGCAGGCCGTGCGCGTGGGGCGCGCCGCCTCGCTCACCCTGGAAAACGCCACCACATACCGCGTGGCCTACGCCAGCCCCGTCACCACCGGCGACACACTGGTGAAGCGGGTGAAGATCGAGGGCGCGGGGCGGGGAACCACCCTGGCGCAGGTCAGCCGTACGTACCCGGCCA
Coding sequences within it:
- a CDS encoding pilus assembly FimT family protein — protein: MEQPNQQSEGFTMVDVMVTLCIAGILWGLAAPAVNAELAGMRVRAASNTIAGDLAHVRSIAMRDGVGAVLLLESAADCVPRYRGRRAGHLYRVGTRGQAVERMRRVDLRGTGGRVCAEMNGDDTLTFTSRGMPRGFTNRTIWVWQGATTDSLTLSAVGRVLRVR
- a CDS encoding GspH/FimT family pseudopilin — protein: MTTPHLFRPRGRAGFTLTELMITVGIAVVISAMAYPRLSAWVRSLSQRSATSQLVADLTMTRTQAVRVGRAASLTLENATTYRVAYASPVTTGDTLVKRVKIEGAGRGTTLAQVSRTYPATITFDSRGMRRSSLSTFLVVRSDRTDTVSISWVGRVYRGQEQ